The window GGCCGTCGCCGAGCAGATTGAAGCCGAGGCTGACGATGAGGATGGCGAAGCCCGGCGCGCCGGCCACCCACCACTGGTCGAGGATGAAGCGGCGGCCGGACGCGATCATCGTGCCCCATTCGGGCAGCGGCGGCTGCGCACCGAGGCCGAGGAAGCCGAGGCCGGCAGCGGTGAGGATGATGCCCGCCATGTCGAGCGTTACCCTGACGATCAGCGAGGAGATGCAGAGCGGCATGATGTGACGCAGCACGATGCGGAACGACGAGGCGCCCATCAATTGCACCGCCTTGATGTAATCGGAGTTGCGCACCGTCAGCGTCTCGGCGCGCGCGATGCGGGCATAAGGCGGCCAGGAGGTGATGGCGATGGCCAGCACCGCGTTCTCGATGCCGGGGCCGAGCGCGGCGACGAAGGCCAGCGCCAGCACCAGCTTGGGGAAAGCGAGGAAGATGTCGGTGATGCGCATCAGGATGGCATCGGTCCAGCCGCCGGCGTAGCCGGCGACGGTGCCGACCAGAAGCCCGATGGGCGCGGCGATGATGGCGACCAAGATGACGACATAGAGTGTCCAGCGCGAGCCATAGAGGATGCGCGAATAGATGTCGCGGCCGAGGTCGTCGGTGCCGAACCAGTGCGCGGCGCCCGGCGCCAGCAGGCGGGCGTTCTTCAAATCGCCGACAGTCGGCGAGTAGGGTGCCAGCA is drawn from Mesorhizobium sp. B1-1-8 and contains these coding sequences:
- the nikC gene encoding nickel transporter permease — translated: MSAEVVQSRREWLLSERPASRMQARLGRAYVTWRRFSANRLAFVGLLIIIALLLVAAFADVLAPYSPTVGDLKNARLLAPGAAHWFGTDDLGRDIYSRILYGSRWTLYVVILVAIIAAPIGLLVGTVAGYAGGWTDAILMRITDIFLAFPKLVLALAFVAALGPGIENAVLAIAITSWPPYARIARAETLTVRNSDYIKAVQLMGASSFRIVLRHIMPLCISSLIVRVTLDMAGIILTAAGLGFLGLGAQPPLPEWGTMIASGRRFILDQWWVAGAPGFAILIVSLGFNLLGDGLRDALDPRSGDQ